Proteins encoded together in one Marispirochaeta sp. window:
- a CDS encoding sigma 54-interacting transcriptional regulator, giving the protein MAKILYVVPSEKLKRDLSRSILEHRRYYNLIYPKREYIDVDVTIRTSADLVDYEECNADVIVARGLLATILKKMHPSIPVVEAPVTMTDIMGAVMDLQKTGAEKVPIALIGLGMVFHQVKAVEELLDVELVTIDYLHQPRSPDIIKELLDEAVSRGFRAFAGGATLVRHAVERGYLAAFVDSGDESKWLALNEAQHIAATRRRERERSVRYETILNHSLEGIITTDTEKRIIQINSAAGRILGVDPADAGGIRIEKLIPEPKFMFLLGKDRDYVNEIFKLGRKRIVLNKVSASLGKENIGSVITFQDASNVQSAEIKIRSELHRRGLVAKYSFADIIGASLVLERAIETARTFARVPSNVLLVGETGTGKELFAQSMHIESPRKDAPFVAVNCAAIPENLMESEFFGYKGGAFTGASKEGRMGFFELAHGGTIFLDEVSEIPLKLQSKLLRVIQEGEIMRIGHDKIIPVNVRIICASNRDLKPLVREGLFREDLFYRLAVLQLRLPPLRERGEDIILLARHFVGQYSSIFANRSVGLSPQAKRRLMEYPWDGNIRELRNICEQLVVLNKSGSIGPKEVATLLALEMTGPVSLPQVKTRGASGPAKGILQEVERDLIISSLEKNDFNKTRTARTLGMNRSTLWRKMKEYGISCDMVIER; this is encoded by the coding sequence CATCCGAGAAGCTGAAACGGGATTTGTCCCGGTCAATCCTTGAGCATCGCAGGTATTATAACCTTATTTATCCGAAGCGGGAGTACATCGATGTTGATGTGACCATACGTACCAGCGCCGATTTGGTCGACTACGAGGAGTGTAATGCTGATGTAATCGTGGCCCGCGGACTGCTGGCGACAATATTAAAAAAAATGCATCCCTCGATTCCAGTGGTCGAGGCACCGGTAACCATGACGGATATAATGGGTGCAGTGATGGACCTGCAGAAAACGGGTGCGGAGAAGGTCCCGATAGCCCTGATCGGACTGGGAATGGTTTTTCATCAGGTAAAGGCGGTGGAGGAACTCCTGGATGTTGAGCTTGTTACTATTGATTATCTGCATCAGCCTAGGTCCCCGGATATCATTAAGGAGCTGCTTGATGAAGCGGTATCCCGGGGGTTCAGGGCATTTGCAGGAGGGGCCACTCTGGTTCGGCATGCAGTGGAACGCGGGTATCTGGCGGCCTTTGTGGACAGCGGGGACGAGTCCAAATGGCTGGCTCTGAATGAGGCCCAGCATATAGCAGCAACCCGGCGCAGGGAACGGGAACGTTCCGTCAGATACGAGACAATCCTGAACCATTCCCTGGAGGGTATCATTACCACCGACACCGAGAAGAGGATTATCCAGATAAACTCAGCCGCCGGCAGAATCCTTGGAGTAGATCCGGCTGATGCCGGAGGCATACGTATAGAGAAGCTGATCCCGGAACCCAAGTTCATGTTCCTCCTGGGTAAAGACCGGGATTATGTTAATGAAATATTCAAGCTTGGAAGAAAACGGATTGTCCTGAACAAGGTGTCCGCTTCCCTGGGAAAGGAGAATATCGGCAGTGTTATAACCTTTCAGGATGCCAGTAATGTGCAGTCCGCGGAAATCAAGATTCGCAGCGAACTGCACCGCCGGGGGCTTGTAGCCAAATACAGTTTTGCTGATATAATCGGAGCGAGCCTCGTCCTGGAACGCGCCATCGAGACTGCCCGTACCTTTGCCAGGGTCCCTTCGAATGTTCTTCTCGTCGGCGAGACTGGGACCGGCAAGGAGCTTTTTGCCCAGAGTATGCACATAGAGAGTCCCCGTAAAGATGCACCCTTTGTGGCGGTAAACTGTGCCGCCATTCCTGAAAACCTGATGGAAAGCGAGTTCTTTGGCTATAAGGGAGGGGCTTTCACTGGCGCATCAAAGGAGGGGCGCATGGGCTTCTTCGAACTGGCCCACGGGGGAACAATCTTTCTGGACGAGGTATCCGAGATCCCCCTGAAACTCCAGAGCAAGCTGCTGCGGGTCATACAGGAAGGCGAGATAATGCGCATCGGCCATGACAAGATTATTCCGGTAAATGTCCGCATTATCTGTGCCTCCAACCGGGACCTGAAGCCCCTGGTACGGGAAGGGCTGTTTCGGGAAGACTTGTTTTACCGGCTGGCAGTTCTGCAGCTTCGGCTGCCTCCCTTACGAGAACGGGGGGAGGATATTATCCTGCTGGCAAGACATTTTGTCGGACAGTACTCATCGATCTTTGCGAACCGTTCCGTCGGCCTTTCCCCGCAGGCCAAAAGACGGTTAATGGAGTACCCTTGGGACGGGAACATCCGGGAGCTCCGGAATATCTGCGAACAGCTGGTGGTGCTGAATAAGTCAGGCAGCATTGGCCCGAAAGAGGTCGCTACCCTGCTTGCACTCGAAATGACCGGTCCAGTCTCTCTTCCGCAGGTGAAAACACGCGGGGCCAGTGGACCGGCGAAGGGTATTCTTCAGGAGGTGGAACGGGACCTGATTATCTCGAGTCTTGAGAAGAATGACTTCAATAAAACCCGGACTGCCAGAACCCTGGGAATGAACCGCTCGACCCTGTGGCGTAAGATGAAAGAGTACGGTATCAGCTGCGACATGGTCATAGAACGATAG
- a CDS encoding DMT family transporter, whose translation MQSSYRRAIILNLSASVVWASTSVMIRYVSAGFPVMFQSFARYLASLMVLWPLFFSAAPMEERRHVGANLAHLLPRMALIALMNFGFQAAYTGALYIIYPGLAMLIYQSAAIFSVLLGFLFFVDERSLLKRPLFYIGLITAVVGVLLTVSPGSGGSSAPLAGVVLVLVAALSWAGLTTMVRAWLPGFSPYFVNAAVFTFVTPLFFVSHLLIQGPQVQFQASLSMWTVMILSGLIGIGLGHSLFYRSVPHLGVSLSNILQLTRPFFAAVFSFLVFRERLSLMQIFGGLLLIGGAYSVTRLKERKTAG comes from the coding sequence GTGCAGTCATCCTATCGCAGGGCAATCATACTCAATCTCAGCGCTTCGGTGGTCTGGGCCTCTACCTCGGTGATGATCCGCTATGTAAGTGCCGGATTTCCCGTGATGTTCCAGTCCTTCGCCCGCTACCTGGCCTCACTCATGGTTTTGTGGCCCCTCTTTTTTTCCGCCGCGCCCATGGAGGAGCGCAGACATGTGGGCGCAAATCTGGCCCATCTGCTCCCCAGAATGGCCCTTATCGCCCTGATGAACTTCGGATTTCAGGCCGCCTATACCGGGGCGCTGTACATCATTTACCCGGGTCTTGCCATGCTGATCTACCAGTCTGCGGCCATTTTCAGCGTGCTTCTGGGCTTCCTCTTTTTTGTCGACGAAAGGTCCCTGTTGAAGCGTCCCCTCTTTTACATAGGACTGATCACCGCGGTAGTCGGCGTACTTCTTACGGTTTCACCGGGTTCCGGAGGAAGTAGCGCGCCCCTTGCCGGAGTGGTCCTGGTACTGGTGGCAGCCCTCTCCTGGGCGGGTCTAACCACCATGGTTCGGGCATGGCTCCCCGGATTCTCTCCCTACTTTGTAAACGCTGCGGTTTTCACCTTTGTAACACCCCTCTTCTTTGTAAGTCATCTGCTGATTCAGGGTCCCCAGGTGCAGTTCCAGGCCTCCTTGAGCATGTGGACCGTCATGATTCTCTCCGGTCTTATCGGAATCGGCCTGGGGCACTCCCTCTTTTACCGCTCCGTACCCCATCTGGGGGTTTCCCTCTCCAATATACTCCAGCTGACACGTCCCTTTTTTGCCGCGGTGTTTTCGTTTCTGGTCTTCCGGGAGCGTCTGAGCCTGATGCAGATCTTCGGCGGGCTGCTCCTGATCGGAGGGGCTTATTCGGTTACACGGCTCAAGGAGAGGAAAACCGCGGGGTAA